One genomic region from Natrinema caseinilyticum encodes:
- a CDS encoding MmgE/PrpD family protein: MTTTREFARFVQETGYADLSPDVRDALKRRVLDAVGIGIAAADAGPTEIVATTVADVENGGPCALWRRDRGASPVQAAMHNTALVRYLDYMDSFLAPGETPHPSDNVGAVVAAAEYADRSGEELLAALAVAYEIQAELAWNAPVRDRGFDHVTHTVISAAAGASKALGLEFGATRNAIAIAGTAHNALRVTRTGEINEWKGIASANAARNAVYSAMLAENGMAGPRNLFEGRKGWQDVISGPFEVDLSPGERVHDVMTKRYVAETYAQSAVEGIIEVAEREDLAPGEVAGIKLQTFGGAKLIIGGGEGNRYEVRNRAQADHSLPYMLAAALIDRDLSLEQYEPDRIRRDDVQELLRIVDVTENPDLTERFEAGEMPAVVDVTMDDGTTYRVEKDAFRGHPSAPIGWGALEDKFDAVAGDHLPADERDTIVETIRSLDERDASDLTALLA; the protein is encoded by the coding sequence ATGACTACCACCCGCGAGTTCGCGAGGTTCGTTCAGGAGACCGGCTACGCCGACCTCTCTCCGGACGTTCGTGACGCCCTCAAGCGCCGGGTGCTCGACGCGGTCGGCATCGGCATCGCCGCGGCGGACGCTGGCCCGACCGAGATCGTCGCCACCACGGTGGCGGACGTAGAGAACGGTGGCCCGTGTGCCCTCTGGCGACGCGATCGAGGCGCATCGCCCGTTCAGGCGGCGATGCACAACACGGCGCTCGTTCGGTATCTCGATTACATGGACTCGTTTCTCGCTCCGGGCGAGACGCCCCACCCGAGCGACAACGTCGGCGCCGTCGTCGCCGCCGCGGAGTACGCCGATCGGTCGGGAGAGGAGCTGCTGGCCGCACTCGCCGTCGCCTACGAAATTCAGGCCGAACTGGCCTGGAACGCCCCCGTTCGAGACCGCGGGTTCGACCACGTCACCCACACCGTGATCTCGGCCGCCGCGGGCGCGTCGAAAGCCCTGGGTCTCGAGTTCGGAGCGACGCGCAACGCGATCGCCATCGCCGGAACCGCGCACAACGCCCTTCGAGTCACCCGCACCGGCGAGATCAACGAGTGGAAGGGAATCGCGTCGGCGAACGCGGCCCGTAACGCGGTCTACTCGGCGATGCTGGCCGAGAACGGAATGGCGGGACCGCGGAATCTCTTCGAGGGACGGAAGGGGTGGCAGGACGTTATCTCCGGCCCCTTCGAGGTCGACCTCTCGCCGGGCGAGCGCGTCCACGACGTGATGACCAAGCGGTACGTCGCCGAGACGTACGCCCAGTCCGCCGTCGAGGGAATCATCGAGGTCGCCGAGCGCGAGGACCTCGCTCCGGGCGAGGTCGCCGGCATCAAACTCCAGACGTTCGGCGGGGCGAAGCTCATCATCGGCGGCGGGGAGGGCAACCGCTACGAGGTTCGCAACCGGGCCCAGGCGGACCACTCGCTGCCCTACATGCTCGCCGCGGCGCTGATCGACCGCGACCTCTCGCTCGAGCAGTACGAACCCGACCGGATCCGTCGCGACGACGTCCAGGAACTGCTCCGGATCGTCGACGTGACCGAAAACCCCGACCTCACCGAGCGCTTCGAGGCGGGCGAGATGCCGGCCGTCGTCGACGTCACGATGGACGACGGCACGACCTACCGCGTCGAGAAGGACGCCTTCCGCGGCCATCCGTCCGCCCCCATCGGCTGGGGTGCCCTGGAGGACAAGTTCGACGCGGTCGCCGGCGACCACCTCCCCGCCGACGAGCGCGATACCATCGTCGAGACGATCAGATCGCTCGACGAGCGCGACGCGTCCGATCTGACGGCACTGCTCGCCTGA
- a CDS encoding phosphosulfolactate synthase, with translation MSDAENTDRAFDFLHVNEREGKPRSTGITEIRGPYYDPMGPRELRDILETMGAYVDIYKFSGGSFALMPEDAVTELIDVCHEYDVSVSTGGFIEHVLIRDPDHVERYVEEAADLGFDIVEVSSGFLAIDVDDAVALTELVQETGLKAKPEINVQFGAGGASSVEELESEAAIDPTSAIAEGERHLDAGAYKVMVESEGITERVREWRTDVAFEIAEGLGVENCVFEAADPEVFEWYIKQFGPRVNLFVDNSQIVELECMRSGLWGKKSTWGRIASYDGE, from the coding sequence ATGTCCGACGCCGAGAACACCGACCGTGCGTTCGACTTCCTACACGTTAACGAACGCGAGGGAAAGCCGCGATCGACCGGCATCACCGAAATACGCGGTCCGTACTACGATCCCATGGGGCCCCGCGAGCTCCGTGACATTCTCGAGACGATGGGCGCGTACGTCGATATTTACAAGTTCTCCGGCGGCTCGTTCGCGCTGATGCCCGAGGACGCCGTGACGGAACTGATCGACGTCTGCCACGAGTACGACGTGTCCGTCTCGACCGGTGGCTTCATCGAACACGTCCTCATCCGCGATCCCGATCACGTCGAGCGGTACGTCGAGGAGGCCGCCGATCTCGGCTTCGACATCGTCGAGGTCTCGAGCGGCTTCCTGGCGATCGACGTCGACGACGCGGTCGCGCTGACCGAACTCGTCCAGGAGACGGGGCTGAAGGCGAAACCGGAGATCAACGTCCAGTTCGGCGCCGGTGGCGCCTCGAGTGTCGAGGAACTCGAATCGGAGGCGGCGATCGATCCGACGAGCGCCATCGCGGAGGGCGAGCGCCACCTCGATGCCGGCGCGTACAAGGTGATGGTCGAGTCGGAGGGGATCACCGAACGGGTGCGCGAGTGGCGGACCGATGTCGCGTTCGAGATTGCCGAGGGCCTCGGCGTGGAGAACTGCGTCTTCGAGGCCGCCGATCCCGAGGTGTTCGAGTGGTACATCAAGCAGTTCGGCCCGAGGGTGAACCTCTTCGTCGACAACTCCCAGATCGTCGAACTCGAGTGCATGCGCTCGGGGCTCTGGGGGAAGAAGTCGACGTGGGGTCGGATCGCGAGCTACGATGGCGAGTGA
- a CDS encoding glutamate-cysteine ligase family protein, producing the protein MTATAQTPIAQRVTDDCLTAACGPGRTNVNASMNTSIEVDYWIVDTNGRFADPGALSGVATRPGERRARSLVRVSTPTCETIPELRAAFVAALQDVFSRAAKRDKRLVPFATPINGATIDERPRKRGRILKEATGTSVDHATYCAGTHVRIEERNAIDQLNTLLALDPALALVNSSPYVRGERVANGARASRLRRTCDEPSLGDGRCRRYVDTVGEWDRRLEYRYERVKTAAVEAGVDAEAFEEHISSDDVVWTPVRLREGAPTVEWRSPDTALPSQLLRLVEELEAVMERLQHAAVRIDESSGVGNRRDRTHSGGSAGLAGGRDRTWHGNGGLPAPPGRVARDGVTLPDLETVRALVERAIHDGLESAAVASYLERMGFSVDSYHPIATRIDGRQYVTRADARELRLEYANRLEEDVAELASP; encoded by the coding sequence GTGACGGCCACTGCCCAGACGCCCATCGCCCAACGGGTGACGGACGACTGCCTCACGGCTGCCTGCGGACCCGGCAGAACGAACGTCAACGCGAGCATGAACACGAGCATCGAAGTCGACTACTGGATCGTCGATACCAACGGACGCTTCGCCGACCCGGGGGCGCTCTCGGGCGTCGCCACGCGGCCCGGGGAACGACGCGCACGTTCACTGGTCCGAGTTTCGACACCCACCTGCGAGACGATTCCGGAGCTTCGGGCAGCGTTCGTCGCTGCTCTCCAGGACGTCTTCTCGAGAGCGGCGAAACGGGACAAACGTCTCGTCCCGTTCGCCACGCCGATCAACGGTGCCACGATAGACGAACGCCCGCGCAAGCGAGGCCGCATTCTGAAGGAGGCGACCGGGACCAGCGTCGATCACGCGACGTACTGTGCCGGGACGCACGTTCGCATCGAGGAGCGAAACGCGATCGACCAGCTCAACACCCTGCTCGCTCTCGATCCGGCACTCGCCCTGGTCAATTCGTCGCCGTACGTCCGGGGCGAACGAGTCGCCAACGGAGCCCGGGCCTCCCGCCTGCGGCGGACGTGCGACGAGCCGTCTCTCGGGGACGGCCGGTGTCGGCGCTACGTCGACACCGTCGGCGAGTGGGACCGACGGCTCGAGTACCGCTACGAGAGGGTCAAAACGGCGGCCGTGGAGGCGGGCGTCGACGCCGAGGCGTTCGAGGAACACATCTCGTCCGACGACGTCGTCTGGACGCCCGTTCGGCTGCGCGAGGGTGCGCCGACCGTCGAGTGGCGCTCGCCGGATACCGCGCTCCCGAGCCAGCTCCTCCGGCTGGTCGAGGAACTCGAGGCGGTGATGGAACGGCTCCAGCACGCCGCGGTTCGGATCGACGAATCGAGCGGTGTGGGAAACCGGAGAGACCGAACGCACAGCGGCGGATCCGCCGGTCTCGCCGGCGGACGCGATCGGACCTGGCATGGGAACGGCGGCCTCCCCGCCCCTCCCGGCCGCGTCGCGCGCGACGGGGTCACCCTCCCCGACCTCGAAACCGTTCGTGCCCTCGTCGAACGGGCGATTCACGACGGCCTCGAGTCGGCGGCCGTCGCGAGCTACCTCGAACGAATGGGGTTCTCGGTCGACAGCTACCACCCGATCGCCACCCGGATCGATGGACGCCAGTACGTGACCCGGGCCGACGCCAGGGAGCTCCGGCTCGAATACGCGAACCGACTCGAGGAGGACGTCGCCGAACTCGCGTCACCGTAA